AGTGTGCATGCCCACATAGACTGTCAACAATTGAACAGATCAGaaaaacaacaaacaacaactaCGACTCAGTCCCAACAAAGCGGGattggctatatgaatcctcactaaccatgtttctccatttaatttcatCTCGGGCAAAAAAACAAGAACTTGGAAAAAGAGGAAGATGCATGCTTGAGGAATCGAACCCATGACCTTGGATTTTCCAAGGAACCAGTGTGACCAGCTTGACTGGATGAGGGAAAGTAAAAGCAAAGAAATGTTAAAAGACCATGTTTGATAGAAGGGAGGGAAATGAAATGCAGGAGAAAGTAAAGGGAAGTTAATCAGTTATTTATTGCTTTTGCGTGGTTTTTTATATTGTAAGTTTTAAATCTTTCCGGACATATGACATTTTTCCAGGTTGAATTGAGACGTCTTTATGCTAAGCCTTGAAAACTGGCCAGAGGTTTTTAGTAGCTcatgaaatataaattttaaaaaaaaaaaaggagactGTGCACAAAATCACTTCTACACTGGCTATACTACAAGGAGGGAAACTAAGGTAGAAAGTAATGCCTGCCCAACACAAAACTATCTCTTCCAGTACAAGTAGGATGAAGGATGAGCAACTGCAGCAGATGGAACATGATCAACTGCTCGTGAGCCACTGCTTCGGTGTATTTCAGTTGCTGGAACAGTATCAGCAAACTGATATGGTGCAGGTATGGTGTTTGGCAACCCTATAGAGCCTTCCAAGTATGGTGGAGGCCTGTAAGCGTCACCAGCTATGGTGTTTGGCAACCCCGCAGAGCCTCCCAAGTATGGTGGTGGCCTATTGGCATCACCAGATATGGTGTTTGGAAACGCCTTAGAGCTTTCGGTGTATGTTGGCCTATAGGCATCACCGGGAATGGTGCTTGGCAATCCCGTAGAGCTTGAGCCTTCCAAGTAGGATGATGGCCTATAAGCATAGCTGTGGGACGCCAGTTTGTCATACACGGCTGCATCACCATGCGATCCATATAACTGACCAATATGACCTCCTATTTGCCCGGGTATATGATCAACACCTAAACCTCCTTGCACTGATTTACCTGCACCAGCTCCATCCATGGCCACAACACCTCCCACAGGTCCTGCCAGTGAGCCAACAACATTTTCGTGTATCGAGCCTGCAACAGTTCCATGCAATACTGATGGGGATAGAGAATAACCATAAATGTGGCCAGCAGTTCCACCACCTCCTAATAAGGTGTTATTGCTATCAGCAACATGATTAACAACTCTTTGTTGTTGTGGTGGCcatggatttggatttggaaaatGTGAGTGTCTCATTTCTTTGTTGCTGAAACTACCAGAAGACGACGACTCAATCtcatcattttttctcttttgtgcCATCTTCTGATCACCTATACGCATAGTCAATTCAGCAAGTTCTTTCTCACCTATATGCTTATTCAATTCAGCAATTTCTTTTTCCAAGTTCATTATTCTCGTATTGATTTGCCACCCAGGAAGGAGTTTCGAAGGATCAATCTTGTGACGTCCCAAACATTCGCTGACAGATTTCAGATGAGACAAGTGCTTCTTTTTATCTGAACGCACAGTAATACCTTGTTCAAGACCCTTAGCGTTGTTCAATAATGACACTTCAGAGTTATGTAAAAATGATGTCAAGTGTCTACGAGGGTTAAATCTCCCCTCCATTCCAAAAGTATAGGCAATGTCAACGGCCTCAACTACTATATTTTGCTTCAACATCCACTCAATTATTTCTGGGATCTTTTCCATGAGAACACTTGATCTCCTGAGGGCACCAGCAATTACCCAGGCATCACTAACCGTAACCAAATATCTGATGTCCAGATTTGTAAATGCTTGTGGAATCCCGAAACACCCAATGAGCAACAACAAACCTCGGGCATCCATTTCGTGAGCCTTTATTACTCCTCCTTGGCAAATCATTCTCTCCCGCCATGCTAAAGCTGCCAGCTCCGCGTCTTCCTTAGCCCCTTTGTCATTCTCAACAGCAGCCAACAACAAGCACTCCAAAGCCAATACAGAAGCTAATGATCTTGAGCTATTAACATACCTCTCGCTTTCCCccttgttaatacattccgataCAAGCCTAGCAGGATTGGGCGAGAGTTTCAATGCCTTAGGGACTTGTTCACGCAGTCCATTTATATCTGAGAGATGCGTTATCATGTATTCCTTCAGACCAATGCTGTTCATCGTTTCGCACAGGATTTCCAGCTCTGAACGACAAGGGGATTTcgcttcctcctcctcctcctcctcctcctcctcctcctcttcctcttcctcttcctcttcctcttcatcttcatcttcatcttccaCCTCAGAAGGGTCAGATTCACAAGATGGTTCTGGTTCTGGTTCTGGCTGTGGGGGTGTGAGTGCCGCTGCTGACGGAGTGTTATTAGTTGACTGTTCATTGTTTCGCAGTAGTAGCATAGAGGAGCCGATTGAGGTCCGGACGGAATCAATGTGTTGTTCTAGATCAGTCAAGCATCGCTGGAACGCAGAGAGGCCGTCGGAGAGTTTGCGAAGATTGACAAATATCGATTCCTGGGAATGTATCTCGAGAGGTTCTGACCGCGGCATAGCACCGGCGGCAGCGGCGGAATCCGCTGGTTTTACCATCTTATTCATCGGAGTAGAATTGAACCAGAAAATTTGACCACAGAGAAGAAGGGACTAGGGAGGAAATGACAACATGGGTCCTTTTAACTACTGGGGTATGTTTAAAATTGTCCTTTATATTTACCTCTGACCATGTATAgtcctttcatttctttttcaaCCGCTTATATAGTCCTTGAGTAAAATAAAGTTACATTTCTAGGGGTAGTTTGGTTCATGGGACATTTAGCCAAAAGTGTTTTTTctgcaaaaatattattttgtaaagttaaggtgtttgacctagtttttaaaaggaaaaaaatatttttgagtaaaaaaaaaagtagtgtttgagaagcagaaaaatgtAGTTTCTtcctaaaataatttttttgaaaagcatttttgaggaaaataaccttagaagcactttttaaaaatatagtcaaacactaattgctattcaaaagtgcttttcaaattgatAAGCCAAACATAAACTGTTTTCcaccaaaagtattttttgaaaaaaaaactttaaaaaaacttttaaaaataaattgattttagaAGTATGACCAAATAGACTATAATTGTGAGTTATGTTATTTCATGTTATGTATAACTTTTTATTCGGGAATTAGTAATATAGTGATTGTTTATACCACAAAATAGTGGTATTATTCCTATACGCactcaacaacaaaaacaacaaccctaccctgaggtagagaggctgtttccgatagaccctcggctccctccctccaagaactacccaccttgctcttggggtgactcgaacttacAATAtcttggttgaaagtggagggtGTTTAATactagagcaactcactcttgtcAAGATGGCCTATTTGCCCATTTCTAAAGCTTTTCGCCAAAGTCTTCTAAATATTCaagattaaaattaaaaatacatgtTTATCTCATTTTATCTAGTTTAAACTAAATACATGCCACGTTTATCCCATATTAAGTTTAATGAACCAAATATCTACCAATAATGTACATTTATAATATAGTCACATTATTATTTGATTTAGATATTAGAATGTCGTCATTATAATCCTGAATAACTTATTCTTAACCGAGCAACCCTTTCGTTAAATTCTAAACTAACACAACATAGATGAAACGAATTTTTGTACTTTCTGCATAATACATACAAATTCTTAgtccaaaattttaaattatcaattaaataattagaGCCATCACACTGAGCGAGTTGGGGAATTCAGTAAGCCGGCCCTAGTCCGACCCTTCATTTGAAAGGGCCTCAAAATGCTAGCCTAGCTCAACTCTAAGCGGACAGCGGGTGTCACGTCCCGACCacggggagcgtgaccggcgctcaactgaaTTACcctggtcgagcaagcctgcacagtGCTGTCTACCCAACTTACCCATggataaagagaagaatacatttcattaattagacagtaagaggtcatgtgaataacaccagttcatttccattagttacgtcattaacaagtctccaaaacagtacattgtacaatcatagttaaagtggaacagatgatataagtacaacatttttagtttaaccttctCATAAACAGATACaactcacactatgtctacggaacctctaacgggtacaaaagagtactaggataatgccggcaacaaggtccggactatacctcaaaatgcaatacatgagaaacaaaatataCATGACCTCGATATGAAGTGggactcaccaagtcagctgaaaggaggatgtactgctatcactgatcgatgtcgcttgttatggaaccacctacatccattaaaagatgcagcacccccggcaaagggacgtgagtacatgtgaaatagtactcgtatgtaaggcagacagaacaacatatggaaacacgataactcaaataagaggcaaataaattACGTCAAGAAACTACGAAATGACCCATAGCATCACAtgtcaagtcttattatacttacatcatTCTGAACTTCTCTTAGGATCAAGCGTGCCCTATGAACTATGTGTGGGATACAAAATGTAATATAAAAGTATCAGCACATACAAACAAGGGCAATGAAAGTGGCATTATTGTTCGTGCTGCTCATGCGTCTTACCATACCGCCCATAAGGTTCACATATTATgttatacacctatgtgtttcataaaCCGTCCATAGAGTTCACATATTAtgttatacacctatgcgtttcatagatcatccatagggtttcattcatattatacatctatgcatttcatagaccgtccataaggATTCATTCATATAATAcacatatgcgtttcatagaccgtccatagggattcattcatattatacacctatgtgtttcatagaccgtccataggattaaCATATTATACCATCATGTACACGCCCATATTTACACTCaagcgacatgattaacattaTCGTTAAGGTCGTAAGTTTCCGGATCATTGGGATACCTCATGTTCATACTTATCATGGAGAAATACAGTTTATTACATTAACACATGCATGTCAAATCACTAAGTAGATATCAATGGTGCATGGACCCAATTTCTTTTCCTAAGGTTCATCGTCATTTAGCATTGGACGTCCCTTTTCCACCTCATTATATAACTCCTTGTCATCTTAATGACACcggctaagttcatgattctcgGTGACCTAACATCGAAGTAATTTATATtcattattttagaagcatacaAACTATAGTTGAAGCCATTGCAACATACAGTGCCTCATGATTCTTATTTCGGCAAGCGGCCACAGTTCATGTTCgtactatcacttacttgtacttgccatggaTGATTATAGGACATTAATGACATTATtatataaaggagtcaaaaccCATCTCATAATATTTTacacattttttcattttattggcactatTGGCCATAACGCAATCTCATTCTTGGCACGATGGTCGTACTTCATATCTCATActctcttctttcactttcaaatatcatcacgggtcatcaacaacaaagcatttCTATTAAAGACTTTAAATCCACATATTGAGCAAATAAGAATgttaaacacattgagatttcttacacaatttgacataatagccttcatttaaatcacaacttaaagatataataTTTGGATATGCAACCCATGCTTCGAGCACATTTTCAAATAGAAtataacataacaagaacattggaatacatattgaacatatatctttcgacacaaggcttattcagaatagtcaatttataatgaacaactcgggacttacaagatcatcgtgggattcaattctaagagagaagtttagccaacatatttcgctttgagctttccttaattcactacacCATTCCGGAAATCCTAtaaactttgatctatttagagatatggccaaattgaacacaaattagggaGGAGTTCATGTTTCCacctcatttgagcattttatcaaatactatgTGGGCATTATTATTACTAGCTTCTCCTATGGAGGATTTCCTTCACCCCACAACTCAAAGTCTACCCGTTTGAGTTCAACTACCTTCCCACAACTCATGaatgtacatgcatgcataaacaACAACCATCATCCTCAAAACCTTCCTCCTCATTACCTATTCCCAaacaaaattttgaaattgaaggttagggctagaatcttacctcttggttgaagaccttgtgagctttcttgttgaatttcaagGCTTGATCAAGATTTTGGATGAACAATTAACTTAGGAATTTTACCTCTCACTTTAGGGTGtttcctctctctaaaaatatcatatattCCCTTCAAAATGGTATCTTACATCTAATTATCGAGATAGGGTCgagttataaaaattaaaaaaatgaagccccgatgcaGATCTGCGACCGCATATGCAGAtctgtgatcgcatatgcgaccgcataacgctcATGTAGTCCgtaaaatggaccgcataatggccctccatAACTGGGCATTTCTACCCCCCACTATGCGACcagtctgcggtcgcatagtgcgcCGCAAAACTTCCCTCAAAAATTCTTTTGTTGGGTCTGCGATGGATAGTGCGGCCCATGAAATgatttatgcggccgcataatggaccacataatGGTCAAAAAATTTGCTCAAGTTCTGCTTCAGTCTGCGACAGATCTGCGGTCCGCGGAtcagttctgcgatcgcagaatggaccgcagaaatgccctgcactttcaaaaattttcttcaactctCCAACGCACTGtttaacccaaaaagtctgaatgAAGAATCCCTCCAATCGTCAACACATAAGCCTACTTCgacaccacgaaaccccgagttttaggcgaaattttacggggccttacagcgCGTTAGCCGTGGGCTTGCCCCATTTTACACAAATAATTGGTcgaatttacaatttattttcTCCAAtcggcatatatatatatatatatatatatatatatatatatatatatatatatatatattatttaccaATTTAtgagataatttatttatttgaatgaAGAAAACTTCTTAATGGTATATGAGaacaatttaattaatattaaataataaaaaaaggtgTAAAGGCTTACATACTTTAGTGGTAATATCATTCGAATTACCGAGTTGCTATATTTTCCCCTAAAATTCCCCAATTACACTACACTATTCAAAAATTTGTTCTCCGAATATTACCGTTAGAACCAAAAGATACGAATGCTTTTTACTAGTGAAAAAATGGtaaatagtttatttttattaGAGTTTAATCATATTTTAAATTATAATGGCAAAATAGTTACTCATAAATGtgaaaatacaacaaaaatactCCTATCTAAAATACGGAAGAACTCCAAGAACGACTACTGGACTTTGAATATTTATAAGTTCAAAATCCATATACTAGAGTTCGAAACtttaaaaagtaaaattccaGCATATATTGAAACCTATTCTTTTCGACAACCTGATGAATTACATGCAACTGATTGATAAGAAGATGAAATTGAGGGATTGAAGAGAGGTATTGGTTGATTATAACACAATATACAAGGTTGGCATTGAACCCAAGTTAGATCACTTTCTGTGTCCACAATCACTGTCATGTTTCGAATGCATAATGTCATTGTGATAATGTAATTTAGAGGCTGCATTGGAACTCTTGAAGAGAAAGGAATTCGGGTGGTTTGTGATAAAGTCTCAACTTGTTGAGAACTTATATTCTTGATATGGGATTGCATTAACCAAACTTGAATATTTTCATATCTAGAGAAGCTGCTGCCATGGGACAAAAAACTAAATACGATGATAATGCTAGAAAATTATACAGGTGACCGAGAGTAAACAATTTAGAATTTCAGTATCATATGCTGGAGTTTCACCTTTAAAGGTCTGAACTCTAGTACGCATTGCTGGAGTTTCGCTTTTAGAAGATCTGCGAAAACTCAAACGCTAGGAATAATTTCTGGAGTTTGAACTAGTAAAGGTTCAAACACTAAGAATTGTTCCTGGAGTTTGAACTCCAGCACATATGTTCGAGTTCCACCTGCCAAAGCTATGAACTCCGGGACCGATTGTTTGAGTTGTGTTTCGTATTTTAGTTAAAGGGAAAAACGTCAATTTAGTCGGACCAGTGGCTATTTTACCATTACAATTTAAAATATGGCTAAAACTCTAATACCCGATTCAAAAAGTGACTAGCCTAGTTAGTTTTTACTCTTTACTATAAAGACCTTTGGGCCATTAGTTGTCAACGTAAAAGGTCTTTATCCCATCAACGAATAgggaaaataataacaaataaataaaaaagaagtaaGCAAGGAAAATACTATAACAACAGCAAAAAACAATTCTAGTAATTTCTCATAAGTGTggtttggggagggtaagatgtacgcagccttacccctaccctggaagggtaaagaggttgtttctgataTACCCTCGGCTGAAGAACGAATGAAAAACAGTAATGGCAATAAGTAGAAATaacaacaagataaaaataagacTAAAGCCAAAAAAGCAGTTAAACTCTAGGTAGTAATATCAATTAATGAATAAAAGGATACcatactaacactaa
The nucleotide sequence above comes from Nicotiana tabacum cultivar K326 chromosome 12, ASM71507v2, whole genome shotgun sequence. Encoded proteins:
- the LOC107793599 gene encoding uncharacterized protein LOC107793599, with translation MNKMVKPADSAAAAGAMPRSEPLEIHSQESIFVNLRKLSDGLSAFQRCLTDLEQHIDSVRTSIGSSMLLLRNNEQSTNNTPSAAALTPPQPEPEPEPSCESDPSEVEDEDEDEEEEEEEEEEEEEEEEEEEEEAKSPCRSELEILCETMNSIGLKEYMITHLSDINGLREQVPKALKLSPNPARLVSECINKGESERYVNSSRSLASVLALECLLLAAVENDKGAKEDAELAALAWRERMICQGGVIKAHEMDARGLLLLIGCFGIPQAFTNLDIRYLVTVSDAWVIAGALRRSSVLMEKIPEIIEWMLKQNIVVEAVDIAYTFGMEGRFNPRRHLTSFLHNSEVSLLNNAKGLEQGITVRSDKKKHLSHLKSVSECLGRHKIDPSKLLPGWQINTRIMNLEKEIAELNKHIGEKELAELTMRIGDQKMAQKRKNDEIESSSSGSFSNKEMRHSHFPNPNPWPPQQQRVVNHVADSNNTLLGGGGTAGHIYGYSLSPSVLHGTVAGSIHENVVGSLAGPVGGVVAMDGAGAGKSVQGGLGVDHIPGQIGGHIGQLYGSHGDAAVYDKLASHSYAYRPSSYLEGSSSTGLPSTIPGDAYRPTYTESSKAFPNTISGDANRPPPYLGGSAGLPNTIAGDAYRPPPYLEGSIGLPNTIPAPYQFADTVPATEIHRSSGSRAVDHVPSAAVAHPSSYLYWKR